The genomic DNA ATGACAGGCACCTCCGGGCTGTTGACAAATTCGACCGCTATCGGATTCCCGTCCTGCACCTGCTTCACGGTGCGCAGAATGAGGTCGCGATACACCGCGCTTCCCACCACCTCTGCGGTAATCTCGAGCGCATGCGGGAGCGGTACGCCCCCTTTGAGAAGCGTGTTCATGGAACGCGTGAAGCGGATAATGTAGATGCGCTGGAAAAGCTTTCCGAAAATCGGCAGCTTTATCTTCATCCAATCCCACCAACGGCGCACCGGCCGCTGTTTGAGCGAAAAGCGGAGGCCTACGACCGCACCGACCACAAGGATCAGGAGTAACCACCAGAACTTGGCCATGAAGCCCGAAGTGCCAATGAGAATCCGCGTAGGCACGGGAAGCTCTCCTCCCGTTTCGGTGAGAATGGAAGTGAGCCGCGGCACGACAAACACCATCATAATAACGCCTACCACGCAAAGCGCGGAAAGGATGAATGCGGGATAAATCATCGCGCCGCGTATCTTGCTCATGAGGTCGTAATCTTTCTCCCGCTGGTCCGCAAGATACGAAAGCACCTCATCGAGGTGACCCGAGGTCTCGCCCGAGCGCACCATGTTCACATAAAAATTATTAAATACCTCTGGATGCCGCGCGAATGCTTGCGAGAGCCGTGCGCCTCCGTCCACTTCATCCGCGATTTCGGAGATGATGGTTTTCAGCTTCTGACTCTCGGTTTGCTTGATGAGGATGCGCAGCGCCGCCACAATCGGAAGGGTAGCCGCGGACATGGTCGAGAGCTGACGGAAAAACACCACCAGCTCTTTCGGCCTTACGTGATCAAACAGCTTGAACGTCTGCAGTTTCGACCTCATCTCCCGCACCGAAATCATGATGGGGATGAGGGAGCGCTCTTCCAGCGCTTCCTGCGCCGCCTGTTCAGACGGCGCTTCCACTACCCCCTGGATATCCTTCCCCTCCGCGTCCTTTGCCTTAAAATCGTAAAACATACCTTGGTGTGAAATCCAAAAATCAAAAGTCAAAAACTAAAATGAAGGTATTCCGCCCCGTTTTGCGGGGCTCCATAATTATGTCCCGCACCTTGAATTGTCGTAGTTTTAAGGTATGCGGGATCCCGCAAAGCGGGACATTTTGAGTTTTGCATTTTGATTTTATTTATGATCCTTTCACCATTCTCTGGAAATTCTCCTTATCGGACACCTCCCTTAGCGCGTCCTCCAGCAGCACTTCTCCGGTCTTTACCAGCTCTGCCAAGGAACGGTCAAGGCTTACCGTGCCTCCTTCCCGCGCAGTTAAGACCCATGAACTGATTTGGCTGAAGCGCCCGTCGCGGATGAGCGCTTTTACCGGCGCAGAAACGACGAGCACCTCGACTACCAATATCCGTCCGCCCCCTACGCGCGGCACCAGCCGCACCCCGATCACCGACACAAGGTTGTCCGCAAGGCTATGGCAGATCCGCTCGCGCTCGTGCGCGGCGTACGATTCAACAATATGCTCAAACGCTTGGGATAATGTCTCCGCATCCAGCGGCGCCACCACGAGGCGCCCGCCCTCCGTGAGATTGATAAGCTCCTCAAATACGAAACGATCGGATATTTCGGATACCGCAAGCACGTCGACGTCCTCATCCTTCAACGCCTTCAATCCCTCAAGGATGCTCGGCACATCCCTCCCCGCCTCCTGCTGCTCTATCACGCTTTTATCGCCTGTTAACACGTATTCGATAGGGTGCTCGATGGTAATAATGTTCTCCGACCGGTTTATGTTTATCGTATTCAAAAAAGACGCCATGAGGGTAGACCGCCCTGATCCGTGAGGGCCGGTAATAATAATGAGCCCTTTGCGCATAAAGGTAAGCTCCTCTACCACTTTCGGGAGTCCTAATTCTTTCAACGTTCTGATTGAGGGAGAGAGGAAATGGAGGAATATAAAAGGATACCCTTGCTGGTAGATAACTGAAGCCTTGAACCGCACGCGGCTGCCATAGGTTCTCGCAATGGTCGCTCTCCGCTTCACGGCAAGCTCTTGCTGCGCGTGTTCGTCAAAGAGGAGCATCACGAGCTCTTCCATGGTCGCAGGGGCAAGCACGCCTTCTTCCTCTAGTGGGCTCAGAGCCCCATCCACCCGCACCACCGGAGGCTGTC from Patescibacteria group bacterium includes the following:
- a CDS encoding type II secretion system F family protein, giving the protein MFYDFKAKDAEGKDIQGVVEAPSEQAAQEALEERSLIPIMISVREMRSKLQTFKLFDHVRPKELVVFFRQLSTMSAATLPIVAALRILIKQTESQKLKTIISEIADEVDGGARLSQAFARHPEVFNNFYVNMVRSGETSGHLDEVLSYLADQREKDYDLMSKIRGAMIYPAFILSALCVVGVIMMVFVVPRLTSILTETGGELPVPTRILIGTSGFMAKFWWLLLILVVGAVVGLRFSLKQRPVRRWWDWMKIKLPIFGKLFQRIYIIRFTRSMNTLLKGGVPLPHALEITAEVVGSAVYRDLILRTVKQVQDGNPIAVEFVNSPEVPVMVSHMLSVGETTGQLEQILDRLTQFYAREVDNLVSNLVSLVEPLIMIVMGLAVGVMVAAIIMPMYNLASSL
- a CDS encoding ATPase, T2SS/T4P/T4SS family; amino-acid sequence: MSSQTDVLFQRILASAAARGASDAHLTVGQPPVVRVDGALSPLEEEGVLAPATMEELVMLLFDEHAQQELAVKRRATIARTYGSRVRFKASVIYQQGYPFIFLHFLSPSIRTLKELGLPKVVEELTFMRKGLIIITGPHGSGRSTLMASFLNTININRSENIITIEHPIEYVLTGDKSVIEQQEAGRDVPSILEGLKALKDEDVDVLAVSEISDRFVFEELINLTEGGRLVVAPLDAETLSQAFEHIVESYAAHERERICHSLADNLVSVIGVRLVPRVGGGRILVVEVLVVSAPVKALIRDGRFSQISSWVLTAREGGTVSLDRSLAELVKTGEVLLEDALREVSDKENFQRMVKGS